In one window of Campylobacter hepaticus DNA:
- the rplL gene encoding 50S ribosomal protein L7/L12, with protein MAISKEDVLEYISNLSVLELSELVKEFEEKFGVSAAPVVVAGGGGAAGGAAAAEEKTEFDLVLIDGGAKKIEVIKIVRALTGLGLKEAKDAVEQTPSTLKEGIAKAEAEEAKKQLEEAGAKVELK; from the coding sequence ATGGCAATTTCTAAAGAAGATGTATTAGAATATATTTCGAATTTAAGTGTTCTTGAATTATCAGAACTTGTAAAAGAATTTGAAGAGAAATTTGGTGTTAGTGCTGCTCCGGTGGTAGTAGCTGGTGGTGGCGGTGCAGCTGGAGGTGCAGCAGCAGCTGAAGAAAAAACTGAATTTGATCTTGTTTTAATAGATGGTGGTGCTAAAAAAATTGAAGTTATTAAGATTGTTCGTGCTCTTACAGGTCTTGGTCTTAAAGAGGCAAAAGATGCAGTTGAGCAAACTCCTTCAACATTAAAAGAGGGTATAGCTAAAGCTGAAGCTGAAGAAGCTAAAAAACAACTTGAAGAAGCTGGTGCTAAAGTAGAACTTAAATGA
- a CDS encoding amino acid ABC transporter permease — translation MFEFLNADTLLRLWQGLFITLEISFISIVITLIGGLCLGVLMSLKNTYIYIFCRLALEFVRVMPLLVWLFVVYFGFPRWFGWDLGSVNATIIVFSIWGCFEMMDLVRVSLQSIPKHQYESAASLGLSTLQSFTYIIIPQAFRRLMPMSMNLLTRMIKSTTFAYLIGAVELVKVGQQIIEFNNKNDLAPFIIYGFIFFIFFILCYPITWYSKKLEKKWS, via the coding sequence ATGTTTGAGTTTTTAAATGCAGACACACTTTTAAGACTTTGGCAAGGATTATTTATCACTCTTGAAATTTCTTTTATAAGTATTGTAATTACTCTCATAGGAGGCTTATGTCTTGGAGTTTTAATGAGTTTAAAAAATACTTATATTTATATTTTTTGTCGTTTAGCTTTAGAATTTGTGCGTGTTATGCCGCTTTTAGTATGGCTTTTTGTTGTATATTTTGGTTTTCCTAGATGGTTTGGATGGGATTTGGGATCTGTGAATGCAACAATTATTGTTTTTAGCATTTGGGGTTGTTTTGAAATGATGGATTTAGTACGCGTTTCTTTGCAAAGTATTCCTAAGCATCAATATGAAAGTGCTGCGTCTTTAGGTTTAAGCACCTTGCAAAGTTTTACTTATATCATAATTCCTCAGGCTTTTAGACGTTTAATGCCTATGAGTATGAATTTGCTTACACGCATGATAAAAAGCACTACTTTTGCTTATTTAATTGGTGCAGTAGAGCTTGTAAAGGTGGGGCAGCAAATTATAGAATTTAATAATAAAAATGATTTAGCACCTTTTATTATTTATGGTTTTATCTTTTTTATCTTTTTTATTCTTTGTTATCCTATTACTTGGTATTCTAAAAAATTAGAGAAAAAATGGAGCTAA
- the rplK gene encoding 50S ribosomal protein L11 produces MAKKVVGEIKLQIAATKANPSPPVGPALGQQGVNIMEFCKAFNERTKDMAGFNIPVVITVYADKSFTFITKQPPATDLIKKAAGISKGTDNPLKNKVGKLTRAQVLEIVDKKIADLNTKDREQAAKIIAGSARSMGVEIVD; encoded by the coding sequence ATGGCTAAAAAAGTCGTAGGTGAAATTAAATTGCAAATTGCTGCTACAAAAGCAAATCCATCACCACCGGTTGGTCCTGCTTTGGGTCAACAAGGTGTTAATATTATGGAATTTTGCAAAGCTTTTAATGAGAGAACAAAAGATATGGCAGGTTTTAATATTCCTGTTGTTATTACTGTTTATGCTGATAAGAGTTTTACTTTTATTACAAAACAACCACCAGCTACAGATTTAATTAAAAAAGCAGCTGGAATTTCTAAGGGTACAGATAATCCACTTAAAAATAAAGTGGGCAAATTAACTCGTGCTCAAGTTTTAGAAATAGTTGATAAAAAAATTGCAGATTTGAATACTAAAGACAGAGAACAAGCAGCGAAAATTATTGCTGGTTCAGCTCGTTCTATGGGTGTTGAAATCGTAGATTAA
- the tuf gene encoding elongation factor Tu: MAKEKFSRNKPHVNIGTIGHVDHGKTTLTAAISAVLSRKGLAELKDYDNIDNAPEEKERGITIATSHIEYETDNRHYAHVDCPGHADYVKNMITGAAQMDGAILVVSAADGPMPQTREHILLSRQVGVPYIVVFMNKADMVDDAELLELVEMEIRELLSSYDFPGDDTPIISGSALKALEEAKAGQDGEWSAKVMDLMAAVDSYIPTPTRDTEKDFLMPIEDVFSISGRGTVVTGRIEKGIVKVGDTIEIVGIKDTQTTTVTGVEMFRKEMDQGEAGDNVGVLLRGTKKEEVIRGMVLAKPKSITPHTDFEAEVYILNKDEGGRHTPFFNNYRPQFYVRTTDVTGSIKLADGVEMVMPGENVRITVSLIAPVALEEGTRFAIREGGKTVGSGVVSKIIK, encoded by the coding sequence ATGGCTAAAGAAAAATTTTCACGTAATAAGCCACACGTAAATATCGGTACTATTGGTCACGTTGATCATGGTAAAACTACTTTAACAGCTGCTATTTCTGCTGTTCTTTCTAGAAAAGGTCTAGCAGAACTTAAAGATTATGATAATATTGATAATGCTCCAGAAGAAAAAGAACGTGGTATTACTATTGCTACTTCTCATATTGAATATGAAACAGATAATCGCCATTATGCACATGTTGACTGTCCAGGTCACGCAGATTATGTTAAAAACATGATTACAGGTGCTGCTCAAATGGATGGTGCGATTTTAGTTGTTTCTGCTGCAGATGGTCCAATGCCGCAAACTAGAGAGCATATCCTTCTTTCTCGCCAAGTAGGTGTTCCATACATTGTTGTTTTTATGAATAAAGCTGATATGGTTGATGATGCTGAACTTTTAGAATTAGTTGAAATGGAAATTAGAGAATTATTAAGCTCTTATGATTTTCCAGGTGATGATACACCTATTATTTCAGGATCTGCTTTAAAAGCTCTTGAAGAAGCTAAAGCTGGACAAGATGGAGAGTGGTCAGCAAAAGTTATGGATCTTATGGCTGCAGTTGATAGTTACATTCCAACTCCAACTCGTGATACTGAAAAAGATTTCTTAATGCCGATTGAAGATGTTTTCTCAATTTCAGGTCGTGGTACTGTTGTTACAGGTAGAATTGAAAAAGGTATTGTAAAAGTTGGTGATACTATAGAAATTGTTGGTATCAAAGATACTCAAACAACAACTGTTACAGGCGTTGAAATGTTTAGAAAAGAAATGGATCAAGGCGAAGCAGGAGATAATGTAGGAGTTCTTCTTCGTGGTACTAAAAAAGAAGAAGTTATTCGTGGTATGGTTTTAGCTAAACCAAAATCAATTACTCCACACACTGATTTTGAAGCTGAAGTTTATATTTTAAATAAAGATGAAGGTGGTAGACACACTCCGTTCTTTAATAATTATAGACCACAATTTTATGTAAGAACAACTGATGTAACAGGTTCAATTAAATTGGCTGATGGGGTTGAAATGGTTATGCCAGGTGAAAATGTAAGAATTACTGTAAGCTTAATTGCTCCAGTAGCACTTGAAGAAGGTACTCGTTTTGCTATCCGTGAAGGTGGAAAAACTGTAGGTTCAGGTGTTGTTTCTAAAATTATTAAATAA
- the rplJ gene encoding 50S ribosomal protein L10, whose protein sequence is MTRSEKVEIIAKLEEGFKTSEAIVVCNYRGLSTKKLEELRNNARENNVKVQIVKNTLANIALNNSGKTGLVLKDTNIYLWGEDQLSVSKVAAKFEENNDKFEIKAAHIEGEVADVAKVKALAKMPSRNELLAMLLQVWNAPITNFTIGLNALKNKKESQ, encoded by the coding sequence GTGACTAGAAGTGAAAAAGTTGAGATTATTGCTAAACTTGAAGAAGGTTTTAAAACTAGTGAAGCTATCGTAGTTTGTAACTACAGAGGTCTTAGTACAAAAAAACTAGAAGAGCTTAGAAATAATGCAAGAGAAAATAATGTAAAAGTTCAAATTGTTAAAAACACTTTGGCAAATATTGCTCTTAATAATTCCGGTAAAACAGGTCTAGTTCTTAAAGATACAAATATTTATCTTTGGGGTGAAGATCAGCTTAGCGTTTCAAAAGTAGCTGCTAAATTTGAAGAAAATAATGACAAATTTGAAATTAAAGCAGCTCACATTGAAGGCGAAGTTGCAGATGTTGCCAAGGTTAAAGCTCTAGCTAAAATGCCTTCACGTAATGAGTTGCTTGCTATGCTTTTGCAAGTTTGGAATGCGCCAATTACCAATTTCACAATAGGTTTAAATGCGCTTAAAAATAAAAAAGAATCTCAATAA
- the nssR gene encoding nitrosative stress-sensitive transcriptional regulator NssR yields MKDYLELLSGVGKLKNIQKNNILFYEGEEARNFFILLEGKIRIYKSTVSDKEITLHYFYPPNFIAEMPAFKKLNYPANAICEENSKILEIDFENFQNLCSENKEFNFLLISSLFDKIKILENKLSQNTLDLKTKLLKYLLENEKKLDLISQKQIAIDLNVRAQSLSRVLKELKILEFIDTKKGKIIILNKAMIIKEIW; encoded by the coding sequence ATGAAAGATTATTTAGAGCTTTTATCCGGGGTGGGAAAACTAAAAAATATTCAAAAAAATAATATTTTGTTTTATGAAGGAGAAGAGGCTAGAAATTTTTTTATTTTACTAGAAGGAAAAATACGTATTTATAAAAGTACAGTTAGTGATAAAGAAATTACTTTGCATTATTTTTATCCTCCTAATTTTATAGCAGAAATGCCCGCTTTTAAAAAATTAAATTATCCTGCAAATGCAATTTGTGAGGAAAATAGTAAAATTTTAGAAATTGATTTTGAAAATTTCCAAAATTTATGTAGTGAAAATAAAGAGTTTAATTTTTTACTTATAAGCTCACTTTTTGATAAAATCAAAATTTTAGAAAATAAATTATCTCAAAATACTTTAGATTTAAAAACAAAATTACTAAAGTATCTTTTAGAAAATGAAAAAAAATTAGATCTTATTTCTCAAAAGCAAATTGCTATTGATTTAAATGTTAGAGCGCAATCTTTATCAAGAGTATTAAAAGAACTTAAAATTTTAGAATTTATTGATACAAAAAAAGGTAAAATTATAATTTTAAATAAGGCTATGATTATAAAAGAAATTTGGTGA
- the nusG gene encoding transcription termination/antitermination protein NusG, with amino-acid sequence MSTHKWYAIQTYAGSEMAVKKAIENLVKDNGIEEQLKEIVVPTEDVIEFKNGKEKISERSLYSGYVFALLDLNTELWHRIQSLPKVGRFIGESKKPTPLTEQDINLILEKVRNRAAPKPKISFEEGENVRITEGPFANFTAIVEEYDMVRGLLKLNVSIFGRSTPVEILYSQVEKII; translated from the coding sequence ATGAGTACTCATAAATGGTATGCAATTCAAACTTATGCTGGCAGTGAAATGGCAGTTAAGAAAGCCATTGAAAATTTAGTCAAAGATAATGGAATTGAAGAACAGCTTAAAGAAATTGTTGTTCCGACTGAAGATGTTATTGAATTTAAAAATGGAAAAGAGAAAATTAGTGAGAGAAGTTTGTATTCAGGATATGTTTTTGCACTTCTTGATTTAAATACAGAACTTTGGCATCGTATTCAATCTCTTCCAAAAGTAGGTCGTTTTATTGGAGAATCAAAAAAACCTACTCCTTTAACAGAACAAGATATTAATTTAATTTTGGAAAAAGTACGTAATCGTGCTGCTCCAAAACCAAAAATTTCTTTTGAAGAAGGCGAAAATGTAAGAATCACAGAAGGACCATTTGCGAATTTTACTGCTATAGTAGAAGAATATGATATGGTTCGCGGCCTGTTAAAACTTAATGTTTCTATTTTTGGACGTTCAACTCCAGTAGAAATTTTATATTCTCAAGTTGAGAAAATAATTTAA
- a CDS encoding amino acid ABC transporter permease, which produces MDYNFILNQIPAFITATWLTLKLSFFGIVFSLLIGLFCVFMSYFKIKIVENLCKIYIEFSRNTPLLIQLFFLYYALPKLDIHLDQFPPLSFICLSVEETLRPSFACAVVGLSFLGGSYMAESLRSGFEAIRKQQFEAGLALGFSKWGNLRYIILPQVLAIAMPSISANIIFLIKETSVVSIIALPDLVNLMTSLNSLTYKTDELLFLLFIGYLCMILPLSFILLKLEKRLFHV; this is translated from the coding sequence ATGGATTACAATTTTATATTAAATCAAATTCCTGCTTTTATAACAGCTACTTGGCTTACGTTAAAATTAAGTTTTTTTGGAATTGTTTTTTCTTTATTAATAGGTTTATTTTGTGTTTTTATGAGCTATTTTAAAATAAAAATAGTAGAAAATTTGTGTAAAATTTATATAGAATTTTCAAGAAATACTCCTTTATTGATTCAACTTTTTTTCTTGTATTATGCTTTGCCAAAATTAGATATTCATTTAGATCAATTTCCTCCATTAAGTTTTATTTGTTTGAGTGTGGAAGAAACTTTAAGACCTTCTTTTGCTTGTGCTGTTGTAGGACTTAGCTTTTTGGGTGGATCTTATATGGCAGAGAGTTTAAGATCGGGTTTTGAGGCTATAAGAAAACAGCAATTTGAAGCAGGATTGGCCTTAGGTTTTTCCAAATGGGGTAATTTGCGTTATATTATTTTACCACAGGTATTGGCTATTGCTATGCCAAGTATTAGTGCTAATATCATTTTTTTGATCAAGGAAACTTCAGTAGTAAGTATTATTGCTCTACCGGATTTAGTTAATTTGATGACGAGTTTAAATTCTTTAACTTATAAAACAGATGAATTGTTATTTTTATTGTTTATAGGTTATTTATGTATGATTTTACCTTTATCTTTTATTCTATTAAAACTTGAAAAAAGGTTATTTCATGTTTGA
- the rpmG gene encoding 50S ribosomal protein L33 has translation MRIKVGLKCEECGDINYSTYKNSKNTTEKLELKKYCPRLKKHTLHKEVKLKS, from the coding sequence ATGAGAATTAAAGTCGGTTTAAAATGTGAAGAATGTGGTGATATAAATTATAGTACTTATAAAAATAGTAAAAATACTACTGAAAAATTGGAATTAAAAAAATATTGCCCAAGATTAAAAAAACATACACTTCACAAAGAAGTTAAACTAAAAAGTTAA
- the recG gene encoding ATP-dependent DNA helicase RecG, producing MKIKENDFEFFKKLKIRSAIDLALLLPKKIENLNPSKTPKDNEICTQKILIKSINSNKNQLFGLGFCQDWNQNVSFVFFHPKSWHFGICKIGKEVVFSAKISRFNHTWQFNNPKISFAFEGFSPKYQILGLKDAKIVEFMHKYLNYENLKESGIKDKYIYFLLNLHAYDEKSFFMFSNLQKFYQDLKYIEIYNFLKRLQAKKKYFQAYDIPVFNINTWIKNLPFTPTKDQLRALEDIKNDLSSKEAKRRVIMGDVGCGKTLVLLGAALMVYPKQAILMAPTSILANQLYEEAKKLLPDFVNILFIKGGKKEKDLEDSINHAHLIIGTHALIHIKSHNAVLVMIDEQHRFGSAQREKIHALNQGDLVPHFIQFSATPIPRTLSMIQSELLNFTFIKQLPFEKDITTYCIQNKGFAKLSEKIKEELAKNHQIIVIYPLVNSSDMIPYLSLEQARKYWESHYEKVFVTHGKDKQKDKILERFRDEGNILLSTTVVEVGISLPRLSMIVIVGAERLGLATLHQLRGRVGRVGLKSTCYLYTKLKEIPKRLQEFANTLDGFKIAELDLENRLSGDLLDGFIQHGNEFKFFDFSKDEKILEQVKKDLAKSLPN from the coding sequence ATGAAAATTAAAGAAAATGATTTTGAATTTTTTAAAAAATTAAAAATTAGAAGTGCTATTGATTTAGCCCTTCTTTTACCCAAAAAAATTGAAAATTTAAATCCTAGTAAGACTCCAAAAGATAATGAGATTTGCACTCAAAAAATTCTTATTAAAAGTATTAATTCAAATAAAAATCAGCTTTTTGGTTTAGGTTTTTGTCAAGATTGGAATCAAAATGTTTCTTTTGTTTTTTTTCATCCTAAGTCTTGGCATTTTGGAATTTGCAAAATAGGAAAAGAAGTGGTTTTTAGTGCCAAAATTTCACGTTTTAATCATACTTGGCAGTTTAATAATCCTAAAATTTCATTTGCTTTTGAGGGCTTTAGTCCAAAATATCAAATTTTAGGCTTAAAAGATGCAAAGATTGTTGAGTTTATGCATAAATATCTTAATTATGAAAATTTAAAAGAAAGTGGCATAAAAGATAAATATATATATTTTCTTTTAAATTTACATGCTTATGATGAAAAAAGTTTTTTTATGTTTTCTAATTTGCAAAAATTTTATCAAGATTTAAAATATATAGAAATATATAATTTTTTAAAACGTTTACAAGCTAAAAAAAAATATTTTCAAGCTTATGATATACCCGTTTTTAATATTAATACTTGGATTAAAAATTTACCCTTTACTCCTACAAAAGATCAATTACGCGCTTTAGAAGATATAAAAAATGATTTATCTTCTAAAGAAGCTAAAAGACGTGTTATTATGGGAGATGTTGGTTGTGGGAAAACTTTAGTTTTATTAGGTGCAGCTTTAATGGTATATCCAAAACAAGCTATTTTAATGGCTCCTACTAGTATTTTGGCAAATCAACTTTATGAAGAGGCTAAAAAACTTTTACCTGATTTTGTAAATATTTTATTTATTAAAGGCGGTAAAAAAGAAAAAGATTTAGAAGATAGTATAAATCATGCACATCTTATTATAGGTACTCATGCTTTAATTCATATTAAATCCCACAATGCAGTGCTTGTAATGATAGATGAACAGCACCGTTTTGGTTCAGCTCAGCGTGAAAAAATTCACGCTTTAAATCAAGGAGATTTGGTCCCGCATTTTATACAGTTTTCAGCTACACCTATACCTAGAACTTTAAGTATGATACAATCAGAATTGCTAAATTTTACTTTTATTAAGCAGTTGCCTTTTGAAAAAGATATTACAACCTATTGTATACAAAATAAGGGTTTTGCTAAGTTAAGTGAAAAAATTAAAGAAGAACTTGCTAAAAATCACCAAATTATTGTGATTTATCCTTTAGTAAATTCAAGTGATATGATTCCTTATCTTTCTTTAGAACAAGCAAGAAAATATTGGGAAAGTCATTATGAGAAAGTTTTTGTAACACATGGTAAAGATAAGCAAAAAGATAAAATTTTAGAGCGTTTTAGGGATGAGGGAAATATTTTATTAAGTACTACAGTAGTAGAAGTAGGTATTTCTTTGCCAAGATTAAGTATGATAGTTATTGTAGGAGCTGAACGTTTGGGACTTGCCACCTTACATCAACTTCGTGGTCGTGTAGGTCGTGTAGGTCTTAAAAGCACTTGTTATCTTTATACAAAATTAAAAGAAATTCCTAAGCGTTTGCAAGAATTTGCTAATACTTTAGATGGATTTAAAATAGCAGAACTTGATCTTGAAAATCGTTTAAGTGGAGATTTACTTGATGGTTTTATTCAACATGGAAATGAATTTAAATTTTTTGATTTTTCTAAAGATGAAAAAATTTTAGAACAAGTAAAAAAAGATTTGGCAAAGTCTTTGCCAAATTAA
- the ctb gene encoding truncated hemoglobin Ctb → MKSQTITQENIAKLMEIFYEKVRKDKDLGPIFNDAIGTSDEEWKEHKAKIGNFWAGMLLGEGNYNGQPLKKHLDLPAFPQEFFQTWLKLFESSLDKVYDENMQAVILQRAQMIASHFQNILYRFNKD, encoded by the coding sequence ATGAAATCTCAAACAATCACTCAAGAAAATATAGCCAAACTTATGGAAATATTTTATGAAAAAGTGAGAAAAGATAAAGATTTAGGTCCTATTTTCAATGATGCTATTGGAACTAGTGATGAAGAATGGAAGGAGCATAAGGCAAAAATAGGAAATTTTTGGGCAGGAATGTTATTAGGAGAAGGAAACTATAATGGACAACCTTTAAAAAAACATTTAGATTTACCAGCTTTTCCTCAAGAATTTTTTCAAACATGGCTTAAGCTTTTTGAATCTAGCCTAGATAAAGTTTATGATGAAAATATGCAAGCAGTAATCTTGCAGCGTGCTCAAATGATAGCCTCGCATTTTCAAAATATTTTATATAGATTTAATAAAGATTAA
- the rplA gene encoding 50S ribosomal protein L1 has protein sequence MAKIAKRLKELSQKIDASKEYALSEAIDTVKTLKSAKFDETVEIALKLNVDPRHADQMVRGSVVLPAGTGKKVRVAVIAKDAKVDEAKNAGADIVGSDDLIEEIQKGNMNFDVLIATPNLMGLVGKVGRILGPKGLMPNPKTGTVTMDVVQAVNNAKSGQVNFRVDKQGNIHAGLGKISFSKEQLWDNITTFVKAINKHKPAAAKGRYIKSAALSLTMSPSVKLESQELLDMK, from the coding sequence ATGGCTAAGATAGCAAAAAGATTAAAAGAATTATCACAAAAAATTGATGCAAGTAAAGAATATGCTTTAAGTGAAGCGATTGATACAGTAAAAACTTTGAAATCTGCTAAATTTGATGAAACTGTAGAAATTGCATTAAAATTAAATGTTGATCCAAGGCATGCTGATCAAATGGTAAGAGGATCTGTTGTTTTACCTGCAGGAACAGGTAAAAAAGTTCGTGTTGCTGTTATAGCAAAGGATGCAAAAGTAGATGAGGCAAAAAATGCTGGAGCAGATATTGTAGGTAGCGATGACCTAATAGAAGAAATTCAAAAAGGAAATATGAATTTTGATGTTTTAATCGCAACTCCAAATTTAATGGGACTTGTAGGTAAGGTGGGTAGGATTTTAGGTCCTAAAGGTTTAATGCCAAATCCTAAAACAGGAACTGTAACTATGGATGTTGTTCAAGCTGTTAATAATGCAAAAAGTGGACAAGTAAATTTCCGTGTAGATAAGCAAGGAAATATCCATGCAGGTCTTGGTAAAATAAGTTTTTCTAAAGAACAGTTGTGGGATAATATAACTACTTTTGTAAAAGCGATTAATAAGCACAAACCTGCTGCAGCTAAAGGTAGGTATATTAAAAGTGCAGCTTTATCTTTAACAATGAGTCCTTCTGTAAAACTCGAGTCACAAGAATTACTTGATATGAAATAA
- a CDS encoding amino acid ABC transporter ATP-binding protein: MSILKIENLQKYYGLHHALKDINLEVKAKEVVVILGPSGCGKSTLLRCINGFEDIASGAIYVDKEKIDKDFKEWSRIRQKIGMVFQSYELFEHLSVEENILLGPMKVQKRKKDEVLKEAKIWLEKVGLLHKIHAYPRELSGGQKQRIAIVRSLCMNPEIMLFDEVTAALDPEIVREVLEVMLNLAKEGMTMLIVTHEMAFAKAVADKIIFMDEGKIIEENVPKNFFENPKSERARKFLNLFDYHK; encoded by the coding sequence ATGAGTATATTAAAAATAGAAAATTTGCAAAAATACTATGGCTTGCACCATGCTTTAAAAGATATTAATTTAGAAGTTAAAGCCAAAGAAGTTGTAGTGATTTTAGGTCCTAGTGGATGTGGTAAATCTACTCTTTTGCGTTGCATTAATGGTTTTGAAGATATTGCAAGCGGAGCTATTTATGTTGATAAGGAAAAAATAGATAAAGATTTTAAAGAATGGTCAAGAATACGTCAAAAAATAGGTATGGTTTTTCAATCTTATGAGCTTTTTGAGCATTTAAGTGTTGAGGAAAATATACTTTTAGGTCCTATGAAAGTACAAAAAAGAAAAAAAGATGAGGTTTTAAAAGAAGCTAAAATTTGGTTAGAAAAAGTAGGACTTTTACATAAAATTCATGCTTATCCAAGAGAATTAAGCGGGGGTCAAAAACAAAGAATTGCTATTGTAAGAAGTTTGTGTATGAATCCTGAAATTATGCTTTTTGATGAGGTAACAGCTGCTCTTGATCCTGAAATTGTAAGAGAAGTTTTAGAAGTAATGCTTAATCTTGCTAAAGAAGGTATGACTATGCTTATTGTCACTCATGAAATGGCTTTTGCTAAAGCAGTTGCTGATAAAATAATTTTTATGGATGAAGGTAAGATTATAGAAGAAAATGTTCCTAAAAATTTTTTTGAAAATCCAAAAAGCGAAAGAGCAAGAAAATTTTTAAATTTATTTGATTACCATAAATAA
- the secE gene encoding preprotein translocase subunit SecE, with amino-acid sequence MEKLITYFKLSKAELRKVIFPLKEQVRNAYITVFVVVTAISLFLALVDWILSSIVSVIV; translated from the coding sequence ATGGAAAAATTAATAACTTATTTTAAATTATCAAAAGCCGAATTAAGGAAAGTAATTTTTCCTTTAAAAGAACAGGTAAGAAATGCTTATATTACGGTTTTTGTAGTGGTTACAGCAATTTCTTTGTTTTTAGCACTAGTGGATTGGATTTTATCCTCTATTGTTTCTGTGATTGTATAA